ATCGGGCCTTTCCAGACTGAGAACGCGCCACTCTTGAGGCCGCTCTTCACTTCAATCAGCCGAGCCTTCGTTGACGCCGGTACATCCTGAGCAATCCCAACAAGGTCGATGGAGTCCTGCTTGACGCCCCAAAGGCTTGCACCCGTTTTCCATGAGCCATCCAACACCTGCTGGATCGCGTGGGTGTAGTAGGGAGTCCAGTTGATGATTGCCGAACCCAGCACTGCCTTCGGAGCATAGGCGGCCATATCGGAATACACCCCAAACGCACGTTTGCCGCGTTGCTCCGCAGCTTGTGGCACTGCTGCAGATGCCGTGTTTTGCATGAGGACGTCCGCACCTGAGTTGATCAAGGAATTCGCCGCGTCAGTTTCCTTGGGGGGATTGAACCACTCATTGATCCACACGACTTTAGTCGTGATCTTTGGGTTCACCGACTGAGCACCCAACGTGAAACTGTTGATATTTCTGATCACCTCAGGAACCGGTACTGCACCAACGAACCCGAGAATGTTCGACTTCGTCATACTCCCGGCAACAATACCAGCGAGGTAGTAGCCCTCGTAGATTCGACTGTTGACCACACGCATGTTCGGTGAAGTCTTGTAGCCCGAGACGTGCTCGAACTTGACGGCGCTGTGTTCGCCGGAAAGATTCAGCATTGGGCCCATATAGCCAAAGCTGGTTCCGACGAGCACGTTGGCGCCCTGGGAAATCAGATCGCGCATGACGCGCTCCGAGTCGGCACCATCAGCGACTGTCTCAACGTACATGGTCTTGATCTTGTTGCCAAACTTGGCTTGAACTTCCCGCCGTGCCTTTTCGTGTGCAAAGTTCCAGCCACCATCACCGATGGGAGCACTGTAGACGAAAGCAACTTTGAGCGGATCGGCGGCAGATGCCGTCATAGTCGTGACCGAGAGGATAGCTGCCATCATGATGAACCGGATCAGCGACATGGTGATTCCTTGTGTGGGTTGAAGATGACGCCGCGCGTCGTGGTCGTCCTCGACTCAAGCT
This DNA window, taken from Comamonas testosteroni TK102, encodes the following:
- a CDS encoding BMP family ABC transporter substrate-binding protein — encoded protein: MMAAILSVTTMTASAADPLKVAFVYSAPIGDGGWNFAHEKARREVQAKFGNKIKTMYVETVADGADSERVMRDLISQGANVLVGTSFGYMGPMLNLSGEHSAVKFEHVSGYKTSPNMRVVNSRIYEGYYLAGIVAGSMTKSNILGFVGAVPVPEVIRNINSFTLGAQSVNPKITTKVVWINEWFNPPKETDAANSLINSGADVLMQNTASAAVPQAAEQRGKRAFGVYSDMAAYAPKAVLGSAIINWTPYYTHAIQQVLDGSWKTGASLWGVKQDSIDLVGIAQDVPASTKARLIEVKSGLKSGAFSVWKGPILDQAGKEMVARDKDAADAFLEAMNIYVKGVEGKSPGK